The Paenibacillus dendritiformis region CGAACTATTTGAACAGCTCGATGTGGAAATACAATAAAACGGTGAACGAGAACTACTTGAACAGTCCGATGCAGAAGTTGAAGAAAGGCTCCAGCGAACATCATTTGGGCAGTCCGATCCAAAAATACAGCAAGGGCAAGCTGACGAAGACGCAGGCAAAGAAGCTGTATGCCGAACTGAAGAAAGAGCAAACCGCCAACGTGTCCAAAGGAATTGGGGCAAGCAAGAAGGCGATTGCCGAGCTGGCCGCCAGCACGGAAAAACAGATTGGCCATCTTCATAGCGAAACCGTTCAATTGCTGGAAAAACAGCGTGAAGAGTCTCTTCAGGCAATCTCGGATCTGCGCAAGGAAATCTGTGGAGAAGGTCTCCAGTGGGAGCCTTTATTTCCTGGGCCGGAGCCAAAAGAAAATACGGCGGCTTAGGCCGTTCGCTTTCACCAAGATGCCGTGCACAAGCGCGGCATTTTTTGCGTCTTCTCTTGCCATGCTGGCGTTGGCTCCAGACATTCCTTGACTTTCCACCCAGATTTGCGGAGTATGGAGGTAGACATAGTTGCGGTGTATATACCGCGGGCGCTGCTCCCGGTATTGACGGTTGACGATTACGATGACAAAGGAGATATGACTGACATGGTTGCATGGTCCCATCCGAACGGGTCCTTCCTGCTCAGAGTTGCGGGAGTGATGATTTATAACGGGAAGGTGCTGATGCAGCGCAACAAGTCGGGGGATGCATGGGTCCTCCCCGGAGGCAGAGCGGAGTGGAATGAGCCGACAGAAGAGGCCATCGTTCGGGAATTTGCCGAGGAATTGGGCATGCGCGTACGGCCGGTCAGGCTCGCAGGCTTGATCGAAAACTTCAATGCGTACCGGCAGGCGGGCTTGCATGAATTCGGCGTATATTATGAAGTCCATGCTTGCCCCGGGGAACACATCGATATTCCGGACGGCGAATTCATTGGCAAGGAAGCAGCGCCTGTCCTGACCTTCCGGTGGATTGATCTGGAACAGGTTCCTGATACGGTCATTTATCCGGCCAGCTTGAAGCAGCTGCTTCGATCGAACGGCGAGTTCCGCCATATCGTGAACGATGATCTGAAGGAATATGGCATCGCGGCTTCTGACACCGTAGAGATTGAAGCTGTGCAGGAGCTGGATCTTGAAGCGATTGGTCCAATGGTTCAGACGAGCGGGCAAGAAGGATATCGGCATATCGCGCGCCTGGCTAATGAATATCGGAGCGGGATCAATCAGTTCCGCAAGCGGGGAGAAGCCCTGTTTGTCGCCAAGGTGAACGGTAATCTGGCAGGGATATGCGGTCTCAACCAGCAGACTGGCGCTGAACGCCGAACGGGAAGAGTGCGCCGAATGTATGTGCTGCCTGCCTATCGGAGACAGGGTGTGGGCAAGCGGCTGGTAGAGTCAGTAATTGATTATGCCCGTGGGCATTACGATGATCTCATATTGTATACGGATAGCAAGCGGGCAGCGGATTTTTACACGGCGCTGGGCTTTGCGCCAACAACCGGGATGAAGCACTGCACTCATGCGCTGGATTTGTATAAACCCGAGTATGAGTAGAAAGATACCTATTGGTATAGAGCCAAGGATCTGCAAGTGTTGAGCCGACTCGTCCCATGATTTTCATAGAGTCCCTGTTCGATGTGCCAGTGGAGAATCGGGGGAATAACGACGTACAGTGAGGTGCGGAATGAACAGAACGATATTGCATGAGGCCAAAGAGGTGGCGGTGAACGCGGCGCAAGCGGCCGGGGCGATCATCAAACGGCGCTTCGACACGATGTACAAGGTGGATAAGAAAGGAGACGCCGGCGATGTCGTGACGGAAGCCGATTATGAAGCCGAACAGTCCATCGTGGAGGCAATCGAACGGAAATTCCCGGATCATCGCATCCTTAGCGAAGAGGCAGGCCAGCTGGGTCAGGATAGCGACTGGCTGTGGCTCGTTGATCCGCTGGACGGAACGAATAATTATGTGATCGGCCTCCCGGTATTTGCCGTCTCGATTACGCTGATGTACCGGGAAGAGCCGGTGCTTGGAGTCATCTACGAGCCGATGCCTGACCGGCTCTACGTCGCTGTCAAGGGAGAAGGGATGACGCTCAATGGCGAGCCTGTTCGCATGCGGAGGCATGAACGCGAGCTGCGGCGGGCGACGGCCGGCTGGATTCAGGGACACGCTGTGGGGCATGAACAGACGGCTGCCCAATTGAGGCAGAAGCTGGACCAGTCCTGCAAGCGGATGCTGAGGCTGTGGGCGCCGACGCTGGTATGGTGCATGCTTGCCAGAGGCATGATCGACGCCATCGTGCTCTATAATTCGGAAGGGGAGGATCTGTATTCCGGCGTATTGATGGTCCAGGAAGCGGGCGGTCAGGTGATGGACTTCCAGGGCCGGCCGTTCCGGACGATGTGCCGGGAGCCATACTTGATTGCCTGCTCTCCCGAAGCGGGCGAACAGTGGCTGGAGCTTGTTCGGCAAGGAATGCAGATTGAAGCGTGATGCAGAGTAGCGGCACTGAAGCGCCATGCCACCGCAGGTATGATTTAAATGTGAAGAGGTGAACTGATGACCATAATGGAGTGGGACTTATCCGAATATGAAGATCCGACATTATATGATCTCGAAAATCAGGGCAATCCTGAGCTGCCGATGCTTCTCGCATGGCCAAAAAACTGGAAATAGAGGGGAAGCCGGTACTGGATCTGGCCTGCGGAACGGGACGAACCGCCCTTCCGCTGGCGGAGGCCGGGTATTCCGTCATTGGAGTGGATCTGCATGCAGGCATGCTGGAGCAAGCCCGCTGCAAGACATCGGCCGGGACGGATATCCGCTGGGTTCAGCAGGATCTGACGCAGCTGCAGCTTGAGGAACGCTCGCCGCTGGCTTATATGACCGGGAATGGATTTCAGCATTTTCTGACCAATGAATTGCAGAACCTGCTGCTTCAATCTATCCGCAGCGCATTGACGCCAGACGGGATCCTGTTGTTCGACACCAGATTCCCGGCGGCCGAGGAGCTTCTTCAGCCGCCCGTAGAGGAATATTGGCGGACGATCGAGATCGGGCCGGAGCATCGTTGCGACGTATATACGATCGCAACGTATGATCCGGTTGCCCAAGTTCAGCATTACACGACGATCAGGCGCTTTCTCGAAGGGGAGGAGCTGCGCGAAGAACGCAAGACAACGATAGAGCTGCGTTATACGTATCCGCAGGAAATGGCCCGCACGCTGGAAGCGAACGGTTTTGAACTGCTTCATTTGTATGGTGGCTGGTCCGGCGCATCCCTTCATCCTTCCTCTCCTTCGATGGTGGCGGTGTGCCGCAGAGCATAAGGGAGGAGAATAGGTTGGTTCAGATGTTGGCGTTCCTGCTTGGCATCGGCCTCCTGTTTGTCACGGGAGCAGACGGCTTGCTCCATTGGTTGAGGACAGGGGATCCGCTGCGAATGCTCATGGTTGGCTTGGTCGGAGGCGGAGCGGCAGGGATGGTCAAGCTGCTCGCTTATGTAAGGGGCATATATCATCTCCAATTTGGCCTGCCCCTTGATACTGAGCAAGTGAAGTACAAGGTAACGAACTGGCCCGTATATCATGTCCGCTCCCCGCATTTTTCGATGGAAGGAGACTCTCGGCGCTCCTTGGTGATGCTGGACAGGGAATGGTATATCAGCATCCGGTTACTCACGAGTTACGTCTCGAGCCAGGATTACAGGTATACATTCCGCTTCCCGGGAAGGGATGATATTGTCTTGAGCAGTTCCGCGCAGTACTTGCCCGGAATCAGTATGTTCGATCTGGATGACACCGCCTTCGTTCGACTGTCCGCTCTCGATTACGCGCTCCGGTTCGATGAGAATGTCGTGTATATTGTCGAGCCAGCTTCGAAGCCGGCGTGAATTGGAAAGGAGGAAGCGGATGTCTTATATTAAAGGCTTGAATCATTTCTGTTTTTCCGTGTCGGATCTGGAAGCCTCGATCGCGTTCTATCGTGATATTTTGGAAGGCAAGCTGCTAGCCGTCGGGAGACGGCTGGCCTATTTCGATTGCCACGGCTTGTGGATCGCGCTCAATCAGGAGGATGTCGACCGCTCCCAACAACCGGTTACCTATACGCATATCGCGTTCAGCATCGATGAGGAGGATTATGAGACGGTCCGCCAGAAGCTGCTTGATTACGGAGTCACGGTACTTGCTGGCCGGGAACGGTCACAGGAGGACAAGCAGTCGATTTATTTTCTCGATCCCGATAATCACTGCTTCGAGTTCCATACGGGGACGCTCGGCGATCGGCTGCAATACTATCGCGCCAGCAAACCGCACATTCAGTTTTTTGATTAGCCCGCCATGATCCCTTACAACCGGCTTGGCGCCGATGAGCGGCAGGCGATGGCGCTGTTGTCCCGGCAATGCTATGCCAAGACCCACACGGTGAACCCGTTAGGCGAGATCGACGTGACTCGATGGGGTGAGCTCATCGAGTCGGATCTGATGGTGGAGGGCTCATTCGCCGTGATGAAGAATCACGAAGTCATCGCCTATGCGCTTATGCATCCGCGCGAGGCCGGGGCGGCCGAATTAGGATGGCGCGGAGTCTGCGCCGGGGAACGGGAGCACACGCGGCGATGGATCGCGGAATTGACGAAGCGGCAAGTTCGCTACGCACAGCAGCTTGGCTTGGAGCGGCTGTATGCCGAGATCGATACAACAGACGTATGGGCTCTGCCAATGCTTGATTTTTTCCCGTTCGAGCCCGTGCCTGCCTGGGTCACTTATCAGCGTTGAATAACTGCGAGAAACATGCTTAAACAAGGCAGAGAGGAGATGCGTTATGAAACCGACAACCATTTATCTCGTGCGCCACGGCCAGACGGAGTGGAACCTGGAGCAGCGGATGCAGGGGCATCAGGATTCTCCCTTGACCGAACTCGGTGTCCGCCAAGCGGTCTGGTTGGGGAAGGCGCTGCAGCATGAGACGATTGATGCGATATATGCCAGTTCCAGCGGAAGGGCGTACCGTACCGCAGAGCTGATTCGGATGGAACGGGATCTGCCGATTCAGGCCTGCGAGGATCTGAAGGAGATTCACCTTGGCGCATGGGAAGGACAGACGCAGGCGGCGGTGAAGGATCGGGATCCGGAGCAGTTCGAATTATTTTGGAAAAACCCGGGCCAATTCCGTGTCGAAGGCGGGGAGACGTTCCATGAGGTTCAAGAACGGGCTCTGGGGCGGCTCTTAAGCATCGTGCGCGACCATCCGGGCCAATCCGTCCTGATGGTGACTCATACGGTCGTCGTTAAGCTGCTGATGGCTTACGCCGAGAACCGCCCTCTCCATCTGCTGTGGGAGCTCCCCTACATTCATCCGGCATGTCTGTGCAAGCTGGAGTTCATTGATGGGAACCCCCGCATTGTACTGCATGGAGACACGTCCCATTACCAGGATGGCCATGAAGCGAAAG contains the following coding sequences:
- a CDS encoding histidine phosphatase family protein gives rise to the protein MKPTTIYLVRHGQTEWNLEQRMQGHQDSPLTELGVRQAVWLGKALQHETIDAIYASSSGRAYRTAELIRMERDLPIQACEDLKEIHLGAWEGQTQAAVKDRDPEQFELFWKNPGQFRVEGGETFHEVQERALGRLLSIVRDHPGQSVLMVTHTVVVKLLMAYAENRPLHLLWELPYIHPACLCKLEFIDGNPRIVLHGDTSHYQDGHEAKAW
- a CDS encoding GNAT family N-acetyltransferase, with product MYIPRALLPVLTVDDYDDKGDMTDMVAWSHPNGSFLLRVAGVMIYNGKVLMQRNKSGDAWVLPGGRAEWNEPTEEAIVREFAEELGMRVRPVRLAGLIENFNAYRQAGLHEFGVYYEVHACPGEHIDIPDGEFIGKEAAPVLTFRWIDLEQVPDTVIYPASLKQLLRSNGEFRHIVNDDLKEYGIAASDTVEIEAVQELDLEAIGPMVQTSGQEGYRHIARLANEYRSGINQFRKRGEALFVAKVNGNLAGICGLNQQTGAERRTGRVRRMYVLPAYRRQGVGKRLVESVIDYARGHYDDLILYTDSKRAADFYTALGFAPTTGMKHCTHALDLYKPEYE
- the fosB gene encoding metallothiol transferase FosB yields the protein MSYIKGLNHFCFSVSDLEASIAFYRDILEGKLLAVGRRLAYFDCHGLWIALNQEDVDRSQQPVTYTHIAFSIDEEDYETVRQKLLDYGVTVLAGRERSQEDKQSIYFLDPDNHCFEFHTGTLGDRLQYYRASKPHIQFFD
- a CDS encoding inositol monophosphatase family protein, which produces MNRTILHEAKEVAVNAAQAAGAIIKRRFDTMYKVDKKGDAGDVVTEADYEAEQSIVEAIERKFPDHRILSEEAGQLGQDSDWLWLVDPLDGTNNYVIGLPVFAVSITLMYREEPVLGVIYEPMPDRLYVAVKGEGMTLNGEPVRMRRHERELRRATAGWIQGHAVGHEQTAAQLRQKLDQSCKRMLRLWAPTLVWCMLARGMIDAIVLYNSEGEDLYSGVLMVQEAGGQVMDFQGRPFRTMCREPYLIACSPEAGEQWLELVRQGMQIEA